TTCAGGGTTTGAAATTAACTCTGACGTATGCCGTACTGCTCACCTTCACGTTCGTCTTCGTTTTTCCTCTGCTGTTCATGTTCGCCGCAAGCCTCAAGGACGACCTCGCTCTTTTTGCAGACTTGCGTTCGTGGAAGGCCTTCTCCCCCGTAGGGAACGTCTCTTGGGACAACTACCGCTCAGTGCTTGAGCGCGGCAGTTTTCAAAGGTACGTGCTGAACTCCATCTTGATCACAGGGAGCACGGTGGGCCTGAGTATTTTCGTGAACAGTATGGCCGCCTATGCTCTTGCCCGGCTGCAGTGGCGCGGCCGTACTTCCGTTCTGGGGGCCATCGTCGCGTTGATCGTGGTGCCGTTCGATGCCATCGCCATTCCGCTGCTGCTCATGGTCAGCCGCTTTCACGGTTTGGAATGGGACTCGGGCGGCCTGCACCTCACCAGCTCATGGTTCAACACCAGAATCGTGCAAATCGTGCCCTTCGTGGCATCGGCCTTCAGCATCTTTCTCTTCTACCAATTCTTCCTGGATGTGCCGCGTGAACTGGATGAAGCGGCGCGTGTCGATGGGGCGACGCCCTTTCAGATCTACCGAAAGATCATCCTTCCGCTGGCCAGGCCGGTCATTGCGACCGTCGCCATCCTGCAGGCATTGGGCATGTGGAACGCCTACCTCTGGCCCATCATGGTGGTTCAAAGCTCTGATGCCCGCCCAGTGATGCCTGGCATTCAGGAGTTCTACAGCCGTACACCTGCCTGGGGGCAGATCATGGCATATTCAAGTCTCGTGACGTTGCCGTTGCTCGCGCTGTTCATCTCATTCCAACGGTTTTTCGTGAGGGGTATCGCCACTGGTGGACTGAAGGGCTGAGTAGGTGTCCCGTTTTTCTCACGCGCGGCTGGAGCTGTCCATGATGATCAATGCGCGTTCCCTTCCTAGACCCAACGCCCACGACCGGTACCGGCCTGTGTACCACTTCACGCCTCCATCAGGATGGCTGAACGATCCCAATGGCATCGTGCATCACGAAGGCCGCTGGCACGTGTACTACCAGCACAACCCAACCCAACCAACGTGGGGAGACATCCACTGGGGGCATGCCAGCAGTGCAGACCTGCTCACCTGGCGTGACGAGCCACTGGCCCTCGCGCCCTCACCTACCACAGCAGACGGACAGGGCTGCTTCTCAGGATCCTTCGCCTGGGTGAACGGCACGCCCACCCTGTACTACACGGGATGGCAAAACGGTGTGCAGACACAGTGTCGGGCCACCAGCCAGGACTTGATGACTTGGGAAAAAGACGCGAACAATCCCATCATTCCCCATCCCCCTGAGCACGTACGTCAAGATGACTTCCGCGATCCGTACGTCTTCCAGCATGGAAAGCGCTGGTACATGGTCATCGGCGCTTCCCTCCATCATGACCGGGGTGCGGCCCTCCTGTACCGTTCTGACAACGGGCAGCAGTGGACGTATCTGCACGTCCTCCATACCGCAACACGGACGGATCAGGGGGTGATGTGGGAATGTCCGAACTTCTTCCCTCTGGGAGACCGTTGGGTCCTTGTTGTGTCCGTCTGGCCCAAGCTGGGAGCGCGGTACTTTCTCGGTTCATTCGAGGATGAGCGCTTCACGGCAGAACGGGAAGGGGTCATCGACGGTGACGGAGGTGCATTCGCCCATCTCACTGCTGTGGGGCCAGACGGGCGACTCCTGCAGTGGGCTTGGATCGACGAGCAACGCCATCGCGACTTGATTGTCCCTGGTGGGTGGGCTGGGGTCCTGAGCGTGCCCAGGCAGCTCGCCCTGGTCGACGGCGATCTCTACGTACAGCCCGTTTCGGAACTCACCCAGCTGCGGGACAAGCTGCTTTGCGGTGGAGAGGTACTGATCGGTCCCACAGAGCCCACCGGGTTCCAGGGAACCCACCTCGACTTGCAGCTCACGCTGGAAGCCGACATCGAGCACCCCGTTCACCTCAGTCTCCTGTGCAGTCCGGACCGCAGTGAGGAAACCATTCTGACGTTCGATCCTGGCGCGCGCCTACTGAAACTCGACCGCTCCCGCAGTTCATTGGACCCGCGG
The sequence above is drawn from the Deinococcus hopiensis KR-140 genome and encodes:
- a CDS encoding carbohydrate ABC transporter permease, giving the protein MKLTLTYAVLLTFTFVFVFPLLFMFAASLKDDLALFADLRSWKAFSPVGNVSWDNYRSVLERGSFQRYVLNSILITGSTVGLSIFVNSMAAYALARLQWRGRTSVLGAIVALIVVPFDAIAIPLLLMVSRFHGLEWDSGGLHLTSSWFNTRIVQIVPFVASAFSIFLFYQFFLDVPRELDEAARVDGATPFQIYRKIILPLARPVIATVAILQALGMWNAYLWPIMVVQSSDARPVMPGIQEFYSRTPAWGQIMAYSSLVTLPLLALFISFQRFFVRGIATGGLKG
- a CDS encoding glycoside hydrolase family 32 protein — protein: MSRFSHARLELSMMINARSLPRPNAHDRYRPVYHFTPPSGWLNDPNGIVHHEGRWHVYYQHNPTQPTWGDIHWGHASSADLLTWRDEPLALAPSPTTADGQGCFSGSFAWVNGTPTLYYTGWQNGVQTQCRATSQDLMTWEKDANNPIIPHPPEHVRQDDFRDPYVFQHGKRWYMVIGASLHHDRGAALLYRSDNGQQWTYLHVLHTATRTDQGVMWECPNFFPLGDRWVLVVSVWPKLGARYFLGSFEDERFTAEREGVIDGDGGAFAHLTAVGPDGRLLQWAWIDEQRHRDLIVPGGWAGVLSVPRQLALVDGDLYVQPVSELTQLRDKLLCGGEVLIGPTEPTGFQGTHLDLQLTLEADIEHPVHLSLLCSPDRSEETILTFDPGARLLKLDRSRSSLDPRVNRDSQRVHLALRRGERLELRVLLDGSVLEVYAGGRACLTSRLYPSRTDSVLGRLTAERVTAGTFTVWTMGEDKGPPR